One part of the Helicoverpa armigera isolate CAAS_96S chromosome 3, ASM3070526v1, whole genome shotgun sequence genome encodes these proteins:
- the LOC126053771 gene encoding uncharacterized protein LOC126053771 — translation MLTTVIIFIVQVLNHLSVFISRFSEFNHSVIILEVPLKIIISLSPALLAEMVNSEIDKMKLCIIKQLLVVRGENTRDAIEDSMMYFHHNPFKYTIWRLFTLDMTLILSTIGLLTTYTVAIVQFTHFLD, via the exons ATGTTAAcaactgtaataatatttatagttcaGGTGTTGAACCATTTAAGTGTATTCATCAGCAGGTTTTCGGAATTT AATCATAGTGTGATTATATTGGAAGTGCCACTGAAGATCATAATATCGTTATCGCCCGCGCTGCTAGCAGAGATGGTGAACAGTGAAATAGACAAAATGAAACTGTGCATAATAAAGCAGTTGCTTGTGGTTCGag GAGAAAACACTCGTGACGCTATTGAAGACAGCATGATGTACTTCCATCACAATCCTTTCAAGTACACAATATGGCGACTGTTCACGTTAGACATGACGCTGATACTGAGCACCATCGGTCTCCTCACCACCTATACAGTGGCTATAGTGCAGTTCACGCATTTCTTGGATTAA